A segment of the Allosaccharopolyspora coralli genome:
CGTAGGCCTTCCCGCCGAGCGAACCGGTCCAGCCGATCCCCGCCGTGGCGGTCGAGGGGTCCGCGAACAGCACGACCGGCGAGCGCCAGCCCGGCCCGCCGATCCCGGCGCGTTCGAAGGTGTCGCCGAAGACCGACACCAGACGTCCGTCCGGCGCTGGGGCCATCACACCCAGATCGGTGCCCCCGACTCCGAACCGGTCGGTGATCCCCGGACCTGTGAGATCCTTTACCTTACGCACCGACGCGCACTCCTTCCCCAGGCGAGAAACCAGTTCCCAACACCGCGAAGCGCGAACTGGGCGACGGTGCTGGTCCACCTATCCAAGTTCCAAGATTGCCTCTTATCACGGCACGTTACCGACCGCGAGGTCAGCGTGAGCGCACCAGCAATGCCTGCGCACTGTTCGCCGTGTGGCCCTGCTGATCGTGCACAGTGGACAATGCTGTGCCCATTCCTTCCGGGCCGATCGCCGTCCGCGCGTCGAGGCCGACCCACTCGCCGACGGGTGCGCGGTGCAAGTGAACGGTGAGCTCGGTGTTGATGAACAGCCACTTGCTCGGATCCAGCCAACTGGAGACGCCGCTGGCGGAGTCGACGACGGTCATCACGCGCTGCAGCGGCGTCGGCTCCTCACCTGCCACGAGCGGAATGCGCTGCCGGACCCACACCGTCGCCGGCCCTTCCTCGCCGAGCGATCCCTGGAGGCTGATCCATTCCATCGCGTCGATGTAGCCGGGCCCCCAGCCGTCTGGGCGGCCGAACTCCACGCCGTCCTCGACCGGGGCCAGCGGCGGTTCGACTCCCACGTGTTGGCTCGCGGTCTCCGAACGCGCGAGACGCCATGCGCTCGCCCTGGCGACGGGTCGCTCCTCGGTGCGCAGAGTGGCGGTGAGCAGCTGCACCGACTTGCCGGGCCGGTCCACCTCGGCGGAGACCCACAGGTCCGTGATCGGGACCGGTCCCAGGATCTCGACCGTGATCCGCCCCAGCACCACGTCGCCGTCGGCTCGGCAGGATTCGAGTGCTCTGGCGAGCAGACCGGCGGGCGGCCCGAAGTGCTGACTGTCCGGGGACCACGGACCCGCCGTGCTCGTGGTCGACACGAAGTGGTCGCCGCCCCGATGCTCGTAAAACGCCTCGTCCACCGCTGCTCCCTCTCAACCGCTCGCTGACCCGGCGATGGTCGCTCGCCGCTTGCACACCTTCCCCCACCCTGGCACACGGCAGCGGGCGTGAGCCTTTTCGGTGGCTATGGCAACTAAAGAGACTCACGCCTGCTTGCGACGGTGGGTGCCGACCGGGATACCTTTCTCGTTGTGGCCAAGGATGAGTCGGCGAGCCCGGTAACCGGTGTGGGCGTCCTGGATCGGGCTGTCGCGATCCTCGACGCGGTGGAGCGCGCTCCGATGGGCGGCAGTGAGCTCGCACGGCATCTGGGGCTGGCGGTGCCCACCACGCACCGACTGGTCGCGGCGATGGTCGAGCACGGGTTGCTGCGCCGCGACAGCCACGGCCACCACCCCGGGTGGCGATTCACCTCGTCCACACTGGTCACCGTCGCCTATCCCGTCGTGGAGGCGTTGCGTCGCGAGACGGGGGAATCCGCGCAGGTGTGGGTCCGGCGCGGCGAACAACGGCTGTGCGGGACAAGAATCTCGACCTCCAGGAAAAGCGCACCTCAGCCCGAGCACGGTGAGAAGCTCCGGCGTTCCAGCTTGTCGCACGCAAGGCCGGGGCCGCCGCTGCGTACGTGCAGGTACTCGAGGCGACCCCAACGCCGCGAGCGACAAGCTGGGACGCCGGTCAGCGACCACCACCGCAGATCGAAGACAGCTTCCTGAGAGGGCATTGTGGAACTTGGGTAAGTGGACCGGTACCCGCCGCCCCAGTTCGCGCCTCGCCGCGTTGGGTCCTGATACGCGGCCGTCGCGGTCGGGGCACACCTCTTGACCGCGACGGCGCAGGGTTT
Coding sequences within it:
- a CDS encoding helix-turn-helix domain-containing protein, translated to MAKDESASPVTGVGVLDRAVAILDAVERAPMGGSELARHLGLAVPTTHRLVAAMVEHGLLRRDSHGHHPGWRFTSSTLVTVAYPVVEALRRETGESAQVWVRRGEQRLCGTRISTSRKSAPQPEHGEKLRRSSLSHARPGPPLRTCRYSRRPQRRERQAGTPVSDHHRRSKTAS
- a CDS encoding thioesterase family protein, with the translated sequence MDEAFYEHRGGDHFVSTTSTAGPWSPDSQHFGPPAGLLARALESCRADGDVVLGRITVEILGPVPITDLWVSAEVDRPGKSVQLLTATLRTEERPVARASAWRLARSETASQHVGVEPPLAPVEDGVEFGRPDGWGPGYIDAMEWISLQGSLGEEGPATVWVRQRIPLVAGEEPTPLQRVMTVVDSASGVSSWLDPSKWLFINTELTVHLHRAPVGEWVGLDARTAIGPEGMGTALSTVHDQQGHTANSAQALLVRSR